Proteins encoded in a region of the Bacteroidales bacterium genome:
- a CDS encoding GWxTD domain-containing protein, which yields MKYKIFSVVFVFSLWLYCGCYNPSKMNFTNISSNYQNQARLLNISFCAFNINQDSTRIYYSLNPAGLLFQKDVKNEYYFAQFQVKYELFNVKETKKIVDSASFIITDSTHYKYEKNIIDSFNVFTRFPSDYILALTITDLNKKYTSTNYLNILKSSNLGRNSFIVRDKNNSPLMSNCVRSNQQFFIEMNGQQVYKLYVKYFSREFLPAEPPFTIVSSKSEVLRPDTIFTIDINNEKSNLMTLTKPGIYHFQADTSKKEGFTLFHFYEDFPLITNAEQMLYPLKYITTKNEFNDLLMMKNIKSTIDAFWLEKAGNAERAREMIKVYYNRVQDANRFFTSYTEGWKTDRGIIYVVFGPPYSVYRSPFNETWNYGEDRNIFSMTMDFNKTDNPYTDNDYTLSRSPEYKDVWYSAVESWRR from the coding sequence ATGAAATATAAAATATTTTCAGTTGTTTTTGTTTTTTCTTTATGGCTTTATTGTGGTTGTTATAACCCATCAAAGATGAACTTTACAAATATTTCATCAAACTATCAGAATCAGGCCAGACTTTTAAATATTAGTTTTTGTGCGTTCAATATTAACCAAGATTCAACACGTATTTATTATTCATTAAACCCAGCAGGTTTGTTATTTCAGAAAGATGTGAAAAATGAATATTATTTTGCTCAATTTCAGGTTAAATATGAGTTGTTTAATGTGAAAGAAACAAAAAAAATCGTTGACTCTGCTTCATTTATTATTACCGATAGTACACATTATAAATATGAAAAAAATATTATAGATAGCTTTAATGTATTCACCCGGTTTCCTAGCGATTATATACTTGCACTTACTATAACAGATTTAAATAAAAAATACACTTCAACAAATTATTTAAATATTTTAAAAAGCAGCAATCTGGGCAGAAATAGCTTTATTGTAAGAGATAAAAATAATTCTCCTTTAATGAGTAACTGTGTTAGAAGTAATCAACAATTTTTTATTGAAATGAATGGGCAACAAGTTTACAAACTTTATGTGAAGTATTTTAGCCGCGAGTTTTTGCCTGCCGAACCACCTTTTACTATTGTGAGCTCAAAATCTGAAGTATTAAGACCTGATACCATCTTTACAATTGATATAAACAACGAGAAATCAAACCTGATGACTTTGACCAAACCCGGTATATATCACTTTCAGGCAGATACAAGCAAGAAGGAAGGCTTTACTCTTTTTCATTTTTACGAAGATTTTCCCTTGATAACTAACGCTGAGCAAATGCTCTACCCATTGAAGTATATAACAACAAAGAATGAATTCAACGACCTTTTAATGATGAAAAATATTAAGTCAACTATTGATGCTTTTTGGTTAGAAAAAGCGGGAAATGCTGAAAGAGCCAGAGAGATGATTAAAGTTTACTACAATAGGGTTCAGGATGCTAACAGGTTTTTTACTTCTTATACCGAAGGTTGGAAAACCGATAGAGGTATTATTTATGTCGTTTTTGGCCCTCCTTATAGTGTTTACCGTTCCCCATTTAATGAAACATGGAATTATGGCGAAGACCGCAACATTTTTTCAATGACAATGGATTTTAATAAAACAGATAACCCTTATACTGATAACGATTATACACTGAGCAGAAGTCCTGAATATAAAGATGTCTGGTATAGCGCTGTCGAATCATGGAGGAGATGA
- a CDS encoding LemA family protein translates to MLFWIISIVLSLLIITTVIYFNIFIRYRNRIKNAWSDIDVQLKQRYDLIPNLVEVVKQYAKYESNTLEEITRKRSEYLNTTEIEQKAVSGSNVTKAMKNLFAIIENYPELLADKSFINLQNQLVSIEDSIQMARRYYNAVVRDNNIAVESFPGIVFSRFMGFRAGSFFEMDTLEKEVIMVKLKA, encoded by the coding sequence ATGTTGTTTTGGATTATTTCAATTGTTTTATCATTATTAATAATCACAACTGTTATTTACTTTAATATTTTTATCCGCTATAGAAATAGAATCAAAAATGCTTGGAGTGATATTGATGTTCAACTTAAACAAAGGTATGACCTAATTCCTAACCTGGTTGAAGTTGTGAAACAATATGCAAAATATGAAAGCAATACTTTAGAGGAAATAACCAGAAAAAGATCAGAATATTTAAATACTACCGAAATAGAACAGAAAGCTGTCTCCGGGAGCAATGTAACCAAGGCAATGAAAAATCTATTTGCAATTATTGAAAATTACCCCGAATTACTTGCAGATAAAAGCTTCATAAACCTTCAAAACCAGCTTGTGAGCATTGAAGATTCTATTCAAATGGCCAGAAGGTATTATAACGCGGTTGTCAGGGACAATAACATTGCTGTGGAATCATTTCCTGGCATTGTTTTCTCCAGGTTTATGGGATTTCGCGCAGGCAGTTTTTTTGAAATGGATACATTGGAAAAAGAAGTGATTATGGTAAAACTAAAAGCATAA